In one window of Anaerobacillus alkaliphilus DNA:
- the tyrS gene encoding tyrosine--tRNA ligase has protein sequence MSNFIEQLNDEQVKEVKRQMAIYSQGVQEIIPFEDLENKVAKSILTNTPLKIKLGLDPSAPDVHLGHTVVLNKMRQFQENGHVIQLIIGDFTGKIGDPTGKSVARQQLTDEEVKHNAKTYFEQFAKVIDMDQVELHYNSQWLSKLNFEDVIQLAGKITVARLLERDDFEERIVMGKPISLHEFFYPLMQGFDSVMLECDLELGGTDQHFNILMGRHYQEKFGKEKQVALLMPLLEGLDGVEKMSKSKKNYIGIDESPQEMYGKSMSIPDQLMSKYFELITDFTPEQIQDIKARLTSGDLHPRDAKMLLGKTIVRMYHGEVEAEKAEQNFIAVFQQGSMPDEIPVVEWKGEADISIVDLIVQLKLLSSKSEVRRMIDNRGVQLNGVKVEDTQLQVTITDNLIVQVGKRKFVQLKF, from the coding sequence ATGAGTAATTTTATCGAACAATTAAATGATGAACAAGTAAAAGAAGTAAAGAGGCAAATGGCAATTTACAGTCAAGGCGTCCAAGAAATCATACCGTTTGAAGACCTAGAAAACAAAGTCGCAAAATCTATTTTAACGAATACGCCTTTAAAAATAAAATTAGGTTTGGATCCATCCGCTCCTGACGTTCACTTAGGGCATACGGTGGTATTAAACAAAATGAGACAGTTTCAAGAAAATGGTCACGTCATTCAATTGATTATTGGTGACTTTACTGGAAAGATTGGTGATCCAACAGGAAAGTCTGTCGCGAGACAACAGTTAACAGATGAAGAAGTAAAGCATAATGCCAAAACGTACTTCGAACAATTTGCGAAAGTGATTGATATGGATCAAGTCGAATTACATTACAATTCTCAATGGTTATCAAAACTAAACTTTGAGGATGTCATCCAACTCGCAGGGAAAATAACAGTAGCTAGACTTTTAGAAAGAGACGACTTCGAAGAAAGAATTGTCATGGGTAAACCAATTTCGCTTCATGAGTTCTTTTACCCGTTAATGCAGGGCTTCGATTCAGTTATGTTAGAATGTGATCTTGAACTCGGTGGTACGGACCAGCATTTTAACATTTTAATGGGAAGACATTACCAAGAAAAGTTCGGTAAAGAAAAACAAGTGGCGCTACTCATGCCTTTATTAGAAGGTCTTGATGGTGTCGAGAAAATGTCTAAATCAAAGAAAAACTACATCGGGATTGATGAAAGCCCACAAGAAATGTACGGAAAATCAATGTCAATTCCAGACCAGTTGATGAGCAAATACTTTGAGTTAATTACTGATTTTACTCCTGAACAAATTCAAGACATCAAAGCTAGGTTGACCTCAGGGGATCTTCATCCCCGTGACGCAAAAATGTTACTTGGGAAAACGATCGTCAGAATGTACCACGGTGAGGTAGAGGCAGAGAAAGCTGAGCAGAACTTTATTGCCGTTTTCCAACAAGGCTCAATGCCAGATGAAATCCCAGTGGTAGAATGGAAGGGCGAGGCGGACATTTCCATTGTTGATCTTATTGTTCAATTAAAGTTGTTAAGCTCTAAGAGTGAAGTGCGAAGAATGATTGATAATCGCGGTGTTCAA